The DNA region AAGTGCTGTAATTCCAAAACAAATcaccctgtttttttctttctggccCAGGCTCCaagactgcagctgctgcagccggcAGTTCAGGTCCTTCCTCTCGACCGCCGTGGGTCACCGACCCTAATTTCGCCGACCGCTTTCGGCCAGACAAGACTAGCACCGTCGTGACCCAGCACCAGCAGCCGGCCCAGCCGACGCCTATGCAGAACCGCAGCTCCATCCTGCAGGCAGCGCAGCAGGCACCCGAGGACAGCGGGAGGACCCCGCTGTGTGGCGCCTGCAACAAAATCATAAGGTGAGACGGCACTGCCACATCGATGGTGACAGTTTAATTCATTTTGCCAGCACAAAATGCTCTCAATGTTTGCACCTTTCAGAGTACTGTTAGAGAAATGACGCATCATTTAAGTTAATATAGATGATGACAGACTGGATGTCTGCAGTCAGCATAATTAACACAGTTTGGAGACATCCTGTTTTCAGTGGAGACAAGCGTTATGCTGACTTTGAAATAATTTAAATCTCATTTCACACACTTCACAGATAATAGAGAAACCTTAGTTCCTATTCTGGTTACTCCTGCGAGCTGTTTTTCTGCAAGTGAAGGTGAAAGTTCTTAGTCGAAATGAAAGCATGCCTCCGGTTTTTGTTCACATTTCAGAAAAGGAGCTGACATTTCTATTGGACCTGGCCTTGTTTTCCCTGTTTAAGTAGAAAATTATGTAGCAGATTTTGATAATGCCTGATGTGCTGTTgaagcgtgcatgtgtgtgtgttttccaggggTCGATACCTGGTGGCGCTGGGACGTTCTTGGCACCCGGAGGAGTTTACATGTTCACAGTGCAAGGCGGTCCTGGATGAGGGGGGCTTCTTCGAGGAGAGAGGGTCTGTCTACTGCACCCAATGCCACGACAACCGATACGCTCCAAACTGCGCTAAGTGCAAAAAGAAGATCACAGGGGTGAGAGCCGCTCTGTTGAGATAagcaaaatcaaaacacaaaccagGAAGGGTGTCTGAGCAGGAGAGACATTTGAACGCATGAAAAGGGGGGCTGCTGTTAGTTGTTCTGTGATTCCTCTGTACAAGACGGATGTAGGCTCCCCTGCACTTCAGTAATAGCAGCTAAGCTGGAAATCCAAAGATTTACAGCCCTTTTCTCCCTTTTATCAGGAAATCATGCATGCCCTGAAGATGACCTACCATGTTCAGTGTTTCAAGTGTGCCGCCTGCAAGACTCCCATCAGGAACCAAGCCTTTTACATGGAGGAGGGTGAACCCTACTGTGAGAAAGGTGAAAAGCTGTTACAGTAAACAACGCAAACTGTTCTACCTAACTTCAAAATAGAACCATCCATCATTTCCAAAATGAACTCTGCTTatgacaacagttttatgaagtgttcctgagctcatgtagtaatctcctttatagagtcatgtgttcacaaagtggtgaacctcgctccatccttgcttgtgaacgacccTTTCATAGCCAAACgtgacactatcacctgttgccaatgaacctgtttacctgtggaatgttccaaacaggtgtttttggagcattccacaactttggCAGTCTTTttttgctcctgtcccaacttgtttgaaacgtgttgctgcatcaaattcggaataagcagatatttacaaaaatcagtgatgaggtcacacattaaatatattgtctttgtattgttttttcagttgagtatgtCATCAGGATTAGGacgagttttttttttggcactgtCCAAAGTAGTTAGACACTGTTGTGTATTGAGGACTAGATTCCAACTTTGACACAGAAACATACATTATTCTCACCCTGGTCTGCTACTTAGTAGTAGTCTGCTACTACTAGTCATGCTAATCATTATAATGATACCAGTAAGAATATCTGCGGTGTAAAGCATGGGGTAAGATGTGCttctaaatgaaatgaaattgatAAATATCTGCATGAATCTGATGCTTATTAATGGTACATTAGTCTTTTCCAAACACACTCAACACCTGCAAACCATCAAAAGCTCCCATCACATGTGTCACAGTAACTGTGACCCATAATAATTAGGATaattaggtggcacggtggaacaggtggtaacactgtcgcctcacagctagaatgtcccggttcgaatcccgctgtgggcgctggtggcgtgtccttcaccatgccttcagtgcctgctgctcgaggtgtggagtttgcatgttctccccatgtatcctccataaaatgtacccccactaaaaacatgcaagaagatcaccacctgaccagtggtgacaacaggaactggtccccgggcgccagtcagctggcagcccaccgctcctggtccgctgcggaggaaggacggtccaaggatgggttaaaggcagagaataaatttcacatatgcatggcgtgcgcagtttcccctcctaacttagcatgttgtgtgtaaaatgtgactaataaagggatttcttcttaATAACAAAGATGTTAAAACATCAGGATATTGTAACTGGTGAATATTGTTAAATACGCTCTCTGAATGTTTGGTTTGACTGTCCTTTCACTGGAGGACTGCCTGTCTTTCATTCATACTTGATAATACAACTTTGCAGCCTCACATTATTGAGGCTTCATAAAAGAGATGAAGGCATCTCCATGGTGAGAAATCATCTGctggaaacaaaaagaaacatcatATGAATGTGGTttctagcagcagcagtagcctcttgaacagacagtgacacacacacacacacacacacacacacacacacacacacacacacacacacacacacacacacacaccgttttAAAAGAGAATGTAAGTCTGAACCTGAAGTAAAGGCAGGCGGTGTTTAAAGATCGTGCCTTagcagaaaatatgaaacagTAGCTAAAGGAAAAGCATGCTGAAAATCCTCAGCGAGTGTGCAGATTGATTAGTTCCAGTGCCAACCGAGAACATCTCAACTCATGTAAGACCCCTGTAACTTTAAGCAGGGATCAAGCCTTTCATGTTTATCGTAAATCTGCGCCGGGCCCCACGAACGGAGGGGGCACTGACATCATGATCGAGCTTACGTGATGGAAGATGTCAAATCTTCTTACTTTAAATGGATGCCGTAGCTAAGCGCGGTGCTGTTCAGGGATCAGAACAGAGGCTGCGGTGCAAAACCAGAGAAATGCCGAGCGCATTTCATGATGAAGTTGTttctcttggaaaaaaaaaaatgtctcacaGCATCCCCTCTCCAGTTATGCTTGAATCATTTCCATATGTTTTGATCAAGCTATTTGTACTACATCCCATTGTTGTATTATTGCTGTGGGGTTTGGCACGGGCTGACATCATGAATCTTCTGCCACGCACCACAGTCAATCATAAAgtgtgatgttttcatctgctgtaATCTATTTAGCTCCAGTTTACTTCATACAATTCTCTATTGGACTTTATGAATGGTGTGTGCTCTTCTATTATGCTGTAAATGATTTAGCAGGGcgctgtgtttctctcttaCCGCTGAGGCTCTGACGTGGATCACTGCTTTATCAGAGGCGAAGCCAGAACCTGAGTACTCATACTCTGAATAATGCCTTTAGCTCTGATAAACATTGTGCTGCCTCAGCATCTTTCAGGGATTCTGCAGCTCTCACCCACTCGCTCTTGAGAAGCGGCATTATAACCTGACACTTTCCCCAGAGTCCCTGTGATGAAAGAGACTTTCAAAATCCAGTTAAGTATCTGGAGAAATTTCCCCTCATCCTAATCCCTCCCTCACACTCTGGAAAGGCACTAATGTACAgtgggtggacaaaataacgcAAACGGCAAAGTATCAAATGCCCAATGAGGAGAGGAGCCAACACTTGGCTTCAAAACAGCTTTATCCATTTTTATTGCCGTCATTCAGGTCcttaagagtgtgtgtgtgtgtgtgtgtgtgtgtgtgtgtgtgtgtgtgtgtgtgtgtgtgtgtgtgtgtgtgtgtgtgtgtgtgtgtgtgtgtgtgtgtgtgtgtgtgtgtgtgtgtgtgtgtgtgtgtgtgtgtgtgtgtgtgtgtgtgattactcCTCTTCAAGAGGAAAAGCCTCCAGTTcttaaaaagatgaaagaggTGGAAACCTATTTCACACTCTGTGCTCCAGAACATCCTATAAAGGTTAAGTGATGTTTACCTATGGTGATTGTGGAAGCCATGGAGGATGCTTGACCTGATCTGGGGGATGATAAAAGCtcttttgaatttattttgttatgTTATTCCGATGGTTATCTCACATATCGCTGCTGCTCACCACCACTCCTCCCATCcgctttctctctgcagactaTGAGAAGATGTTCGGCACCAAATGCCATGGCTGTGACTTTAAGATTGATGCCGGGGATCGGTTTCTGGAGGCCTTGGGCTACAGCTGGCATGATACGTGCTTCGTCTGTGCTGTAAGTCATTTTGATTGATATGGCTCCCTGCGGGGCTCTCTTTGCCCCATCCCATCTCACAATGCCACCTGAAAAATCTGCCTCCATCTTTGGACCTCGAGCTTCTCCCTCCTGTCACCTGCAGTCAATCACTCTCTCCGTCTCCTTTTTCACACTGTGAAGAAAACTGAAAGTAAATGCAGTCAAGTAAATAATCTGTGCAGGCTCTGGCCAGTAGTAACTGTGTAAATTCACATTGGCAATGTTATGGTCTGATATCTACTCTGCCCTGGTTTCCccaatctgtctgtctctgcctgtctctctcctttcatctttAAAGCTCTGCCAAATCAACCTGGAGGGGAAGACGTTCTACTCGAAGAAGGATAAGCCCCTGTGCAAAGGCCATGCCTTTGCTCCtgtgtgagcgagcgagcgagcttCATCTTCAGAGGAAGGAgcgctcctctccctcctctttaccGCCCTGCAGCACACTCTGCATCTCTCCAACCACACACCTAGTTAAAACTCTGTCTTTTCCTATCCTGCAGACTTTGTTTCCTGTATTTGAGGCTTAATGTTAGCGTCATGCACTGTTAGTCCACTGTGCTGTTAGGACAGTTCAAATGTTACTGCCTGTAATACCAAATGCTGTGTTGTATAACTGGAAGTAGTCAAGGAATTATTTCATGCCATCACTAACTTGTTTACTTTGAAGTCATTTTCAGATTGGACGGTGAAAATGCAGCTCATCTAGATTTAATCGTAACTGTTAGTGAAAAACCTTCATGGCTCTACTAATCTCCTCCTTGTTCAGTCTGAAGATAGATCAAGTCAGTATCTTCTGAGTTGGAGGAGTCACTTAGCCTCTAATAATCccacatgtactgtactgaTCTGCCACTGCCTCTGCACTAAGTGTAGAGAAGTGGTGGCCCCATTCAGGACCCCGACCCACTCACCAACTCTTCCTGCAGTGCCTATTAAAGTAATGGGGGTCCAGTCGAGCAGAAAAAAGGGGTGTTCCATTTCTGCCTGACTGGACCCCTGCACCTCTCCACAGAAGCACTAACCGCTTTACTTTTCACTTTAGCAAATCAGAGCACACACTGTGGTTAATAACTGTAATTTTGAGTCATGTAATAATCTGTAATTGGTCCAATTTTAATAGTCCCAGATGTGGGTGACAGAGAAAGTGGCGTTATAGTTTTAAAATCTTTCACACTCCTGAGATGAGGGGATTTGTCAAAGCGTTGACAGTATCATTTAtcagacattttaatgtaagaaaaaaaccTCAAAGGGTGATTTTTGTCCGTCATGCTCAAACAATGTTGCGAGTGTTCCTTCGAGTACTTTCCAGCCATggtttaatatgtatttatattgcTTCAGAATGGGCCTGtaagtgttgtttttgtagctGCTGGATGTTTCAAATAAAATTAATCAGTGATGCCACATGTTAGGACTGATGACTGGGCTGAAGTGTATCTGAGGTGAACCCATCTGTAAGATTCTCCATTGGCTGATGTTTGCACTGCCTTTGCTCTCACCACCACCTGCTCCCTAACAACGGACCTTTCTAATGCTTTGTTTGGAGGACAATAAGAGCTAAAAATGAAgcttcacacaaacagaaaacccCAGTGCATCCCTACAGTGTCCCAGctgtagaagaaaaaaaaaaaaaaaaaatcaactttatCAACCCTCACGTTAGGAGAGTAATACACAAAGATTATTAGCACAAGGTAGATCCTGCTCAGTCAGTAATGTGCTGCAGGTAATGTGTCAAAAATAACTCCCTCACATCAAAACATTAATATTTTAACCCtggaaaacaaaattaattGGTTAGCATGGTTTCAGTTGGAAAATCTCAGGCATCCATCATTCATCAAACCGAACATGTTCTTCAGACCCCACTTTGTCCAAAGGTTCATGAGTTTACATGAAATACTCACCAGCTATAGtaaataatggaaaaacaaacatcactcGTTTTGCTGGGAGTTACACACTGGAACTTTGTCAAAACTGTTGTTTAACTCATGATAAGATACTGCATGTTGCTCACAGTAACAATGGTATCACCATACTGGATACATTGCAATACAACTGTCTACAATACAGTGTAACTGAAGAGAAAATACTAATTTTAACCAACCCTTATGCTAATTATGTTAGCCTgattaaaaatattttccagTTTATAGTCAGAGTGAAGTGTTTGAAGCTTAACCTGTAACATTTATCACATGTATAgttctttaaaatgttaattattaaGTAAAAAAGATCCAGTCCTTGATTTAACAATATATAATTTATTTACAACAATTTCAGGTTGAATTACTATACATACCTTTCTGAAATGTcatagatatatatatacataaggccaagtaaatacttgaaagcACTTAGAAACGAATTTCCAAAATTCTACCCACAAATCCATATCATTGTCCaaaaaagtacagaaaatcTCCCTTAGCAGAAGTTTTTCCATTGCCACAAAAAGTTTTGACAACAATTTACATTGACGATAAGGAACacaaaaggttaaaaaaaaaaaaaaaaaaagggaaacaaaaaaaggattatACAATTGCATAAGCGCTGTGGCATGTAATAAATACAGCATTTTTGACTTGCAGAAAGGCAAGGAACATTGAATCAAGGAACTAAATAGAAAAACCATTCACAAGTACAGAAGTCTATTagttcaaaaagaaaacaggtcAGTCAGAGTGACAGGGAATTATGCACACACCCGGTCTCTCGCTCTcccgcgcgcacacacacaaacacacacacacacatgtccttGACACTGAATAGTAATGAgtaacacaaaaagtacagctGTGAGATGTAGCCGTTTGCCCCCCATAACTCAGGGGGTAAACTTAAACCCTTGAACAAAGCGTTGATGTCACTGACACGAGTCTTGCACACAACTATCAGGCCCAGATCTCATCATGAAGGGAACTgaactcatcacacacacagacacacagtaatTGCAGATTTGCTAGATTTGTTGGACAAGTAAGATGTGAAGATAGATGCTGAACATCCTGGCGGCTGGTGAATTACATTACTGAAATGTGCTTAGACAACACATCCAAGACAATGACAGGGGTGATAGAgtttcacacacagtctgactgTACAACTGCCATGGCTCATCGAAACATGCTGCGTCAACACTGGCTCGTCAGTGTCCGAGAACCGACGTCCTCAATCAGCCTCTGCGCAGTCCCAGTGTGGTGATTTACTGAGCGTTAGTGGCTACTTCCACCTTGTGTTTAAATGCTTACAGTTAGAGAAATCATCAGGTAGACATATGCAGAGTAAGGACGAACAAAATATGTATAGAAACTTCCTGTAAAACGGTCTCTAAACCCTTAACACTGCAAAAAGTCTTCACTGCTAGATCGCCAAAGAACAGTATATAGGCAAACACGTCACGGTTTAGACTTGACAAATGCTGCGCCAGTTAAGTGTCTTTTTTTGGCTTCATATTAAAATAtaatttacatttctttacaaAGTGGTAAAATAAACTGACACATATCACTGCTTGAACAAACAGCATTAACTTGCCTCAGAGACGAAAGCGAACAAATGAGATAAAGAGGTGATTTGCAGTTTAGAAGAGACAGCGACTCTGACTTATTCTATACTAGCTGCAAGTAAAACAACGGCGAAACAATATTGAATGGATACAACATGAGGATGTAGTGGCCTCAAATGATACTCAGAAAACTTTGGTTACCAATTCTgctgatatacagtatgcaaaGTGACAGCACACGGCTGGTATAGAAAAAGTATTTACATATTACGTGACGGTGATCCATTTCGACGTGAAACGATTTCTTTAAGGTGATATCGCCGAAAAGGGTCTCGATCCAAGGGTTTCATAAAGGGAATAAAACAAAGGTCAAATTTGATTTCATGGCATCTCTACGTCAAATAGCACAGGGGTTTTGTAAAAACGTGTTGGTCAAGAGGAGGCGTGTTTCGTAGGATGGGAAAGAGCTAACGGGTGCTGAgatgccacacaaacacaacggAACTTCTAGgacttaaaaaaggaaaagtagaAACGGAGGAAAGATGCGCTTTCCCCCCCACAACGAGGAAACATAAATGTACATTCCAAATATCTGACAATCATAAAAGAGGCTCCAGGTGGTGTTAAAGGTCGAAGCCACAGGAGCTGGTTGGATGGGATGTGCTGACTGCTTGAATAAGAAGGGACTCAATGGGAAGGGGCTCTCTTTACAACTTTAACAGATGACTTCACATGCAACCCTGAGGCAGACGGAGAGAGGACTATGGCTAGTTTGCTCACACACTGTCAAAGAATAATTACTGGACCACTGGACTTTAGAGatactgtgtgtatttcttgTTGCCTGACCAGACACATCCATTACTACTAATAAGAAACAGTGTAAATTAATGCAAAGTAGCAAAATATGAGTGCGTAGTTGCAGTTTCTGATTTGTTGCATGAGTCTGCTGGGTCATTTCTGCCACTCTGGctagaaaaagaaagacaaaaaaaaaacccctttcAAAGCATCTTTTGTGAGCAGAGGCGTGACATTATGTATAAGCCACTGGTTCTGTGAGAGACAGGCGTTTCTCTGATGTGGAAATACTGTTTGCCACACAGCAAATATAGAATTCCCACCAACATTGCTTTATGAATtataaaaacaaagctgcacAGCTACCCTTTGGTGTGAGTAACCTGGTAAAGATTTTGAAGAATTTGTTGTCAGATCTTGTGTGGGAAAGTGCTCTGCATTATTCATACGGGATAATAACCCTCTTGGCCATGCTTTTATGGTAAACATCCTCTCTGCTACAGAATCCATGTAATCAGGAGGAAAATGTCGTTTTAGAAATGAGCATCGATAACATTCAGTGTTCACATATATGCAGCTGGGATGCCTTTCGGCCCTATGGCTCCTTCATTAGCTGTGGAACTCGTAACAGAAAAACGCCACAATGAAAGCTTGGGGTAAGAAAATGGACGGTTCAGAATCACAGGCTTTCCATAGAGATGGCTTCTGAAGTATGACTTTAGTGAAGATATTACTCACTCCTCCCTCGAAAAAAGTTCAAAGCGTCCAAACCCCACATATATTGATTTAGAAGCAGGAAAGCTGCGAAGCGTCTTACAGAATCAAGATGTCAAGATGTTACATTCACAGTAGTGATACCGGCtggacttaaaaaaaaaaaaaaaaaaacacacacacaaacaagatgAGATGGGGTTTTGGGCCTCTGACATACAATCTATTTTAAACCTGCAAGTCCAGGATGTGCTACAAGCCGtctatgtgggtgtgtgtgtgtgtgtgtgtgtgtgtgtgtgtgtgtgtgtgtgtgtgtgtgtgtatgtgttaagAAAGAGATAACGACACGTATGAGACGCACATCTGCAGAGTGGGACTGGGCTTGGGGTTGGCTGGGAGGGGACGCTCGCAGACCCTGGTGACCTTGTTGAAAATGTGCTCAGTGTCTGAGATGATGTCATGTAGCAAACCTGCCAGTTGCATATGTGGCCTGTTCTCTTGAACCTGAAAGGACCGGCACCTTTTGTCACATCCCTTTTTATTTCATACAGTTTTCTAGGTTCAGAAATGATTCAGTGAATTTGCAATAGTGGCCATTTGTAATAGCATTACGTTTGCATATTGCTCCTTACTCGCCTTAAGTGGGCTATTTATATAAAAGGCATGAAGTTAATTTAATGTTATCTTTAAAGTAGAACCATGGTGTGGACCAATTTAACTTCAATCTTTGATGGAAAATaaagggttttgttttttttctttttgttttactgagTTCCTGGATACATTTCCCCAAACACCCAGACGCTTCCTTTTCCCTCATTTGGTCTGTTTAAAGATTTTTACTCTGTTTGGTGGGAACTAGGGACTCACTCCAACATAAACTCTTTACTATCGTCTGAAGTGAAGAAGAGGGACATTGGGACAGCTCTGCTCTTCGATTCCAGCTgcagttactgttgttttttttgttgttgtttgtgtttgtgtgttctgtacTTTTCCTCTGCACCAGTCTCTTCCCCTTTTCTAGGTTAGCACTCGCCATCAGAGACCAGGAATATCATGGCTTCCTGTTTGCCAATGTCGGCCATGACCGTGGCCAGCTGGTTGATGTTGCCGCTGTGGAAATGTTGTGCCTCCCACAGGTCCAGGATCACAGAGGTTGGGCTTGCTTTGGATGCAAAGAAACTCATGTGTCTGCAGAGAGGGGAGCACAAAAATAACAGTGAGGACGAGACGTTTTTATGAAATCAAGCCACGCACACATATCAAAACAGTCTCTCATTTGCTGCACACCAACGGAGTCTGAGGAAAAGCTTTTCAGCCGGTATTTTATGTAGCTACTGCTTCTTCTGACTCTGTCAATGTCagcttttattgtattttattgctACATTCAC from Chaetodon trifascialis isolate fChaTrf1 chromosome 5, fChaTrf1.hap1, whole genome shotgun sequence includes:
- the pdlim7 gene encoding PDZ and LIM domain protein 7 isoform X1 — its product is MSGEQEGREAMNVYSITLSGPAPWGFRLQGGKDFSMPLTVSRLTPGGKAAQAGVGVGDWVVSIDEANAEDMTHVEAQNKIRAATDSLTLTLSKAFKAGGDQKDSLAPASVQPKYSFAPSTTINKMARPFTAGGASASSGPAIKPVAYSPKLNTPRSQGRASMQQPQNGLEPTPSPAKAQAADKPDGSKTAAAAAGSSGPSSRPPWVTDPNFADRFRPDKTSTVVTQHQQPAQPTPMQNRSSILQAAQQAPEDSGRTPLCGACNKIIRGRYLVALGRSWHPEEFTCSQCKAVLDEGGFFEERGSVYCTQCHDNRYAPNCAKCKKKITGEIMHALKMTYHVQCFKCAACKTPIRNQAFYMEEGEPYCEKDYEKMFGTKCHGCDFKIDAGDRFLEALGYSWHDTCFVCALCQINLEGKTFYSKKDKPLCKGHAFAPV
- the pdlim7 gene encoding PDZ and LIM domain protein 7 isoform X2; protein product: MNVYSITLSGPAPWGFRLQGGKDFSMPLTVSRLTPGGKAAQAGVGVGDWVVSIDEANAEDMTHVEAQNKIRAATDSLTLTLSKAFKAGGDQKDSLAPASVQPKYSFAPSTTINKMARPFTAGGASASSGPAIKPVAYSPKLNTPRSQGRASMQQPQNGLEPTPSPAKAQAADKPDGSKTAAAAAGSSGPSSRPPWVTDPNFADRFRPDKTSTVVTQHQQPAQPTPMQNRSSILQAAQQAPEDSGRTPLCGACNKIIRGRYLVALGRSWHPEEFTCSQCKAVLDEGGFFEERGSVYCTQCHDNRYAPNCAKCKKKITGEIMHALKMTYHVQCFKCAACKTPIRNQAFYMEEGEPYCEKDYEKMFGTKCHGCDFKIDAGDRFLEALGYSWHDTCFVCALCQINLEGKTFYSKKDKPLCKGHAFAPV
- the pdlim7 gene encoding PDZ and LIM domain protein 7 isoform X3; protein product: MSGEQEGREAMNVYSITLSGPAPWGFRLQGGKDFSMPLTVSRLTPGGKAAQAGVGVGDWVVSIDEANAEDMTHVEAQNKIRAATDSLTLTLSKAFKAGGDQKMGNPDNLEPTPSPAKAQAADKPDGSKTAAAAAGSSGPSSRPPWVTDPNFADRFRPDKTSTVVTQHQQPAQPTPMQNRSSILQAAQQAPEDSGRTPLCGACNKIIRGRYLVALGRSWHPEEFTCSQCKAVLDEGGFFEERGSVYCTQCHDNRYAPNCAKCKKKITGEIMHALKMTYHVQCFKCAACKTPIRNQAFYMEEGEPYCEKDYEKMFGTKCHGCDFKIDAGDRFLEALGYSWHDTCFVCALCQINLEGKTFYSKKDKPLCKGHAFAPV